Proteins from one Pseudarthrobacter sp. BIM B-2242 genomic window:
- a CDS encoding purine-nucleoside phosphorylase, which produces MSNADFLTMDPFDAAREAAEYIAEKTGVASHDVALVLGSGWAEAADLIGETTATLAADEVPGFHAPAVVGHVGTIRSVLTTEGKRALVLGARTHYYEGKGVRAVVHGIRAAAAAGCKTLVLTNGCGGINESWVPGTPVLIKDHINLTGTSPLEGATFVDLTDLYSPRIRALAREVDSSLDEGVYVQFSGPHYETPAEVQYAKRIGADLVGMSTALEAIAGRHAGMEVFGISLVTNLAAGISPMPLSHQEVLESGQEAGPRISKLLAGIIAKL; this is translated from the coding sequence GTGAGTAATGCAGACTTCCTGACCATGGACCCTTTTGACGCCGCCCGTGAAGCCGCTGAGTACATTGCCGAGAAGACCGGTGTGGCCAGCCATGACGTCGCCCTGGTGCTGGGATCGGGCTGGGCCGAAGCCGCCGACCTCATCGGCGAGACCACCGCGACCCTGGCCGCGGACGAGGTCCCCGGCTTCCACGCCCCGGCCGTGGTGGGGCATGTCGGCACCATCCGCTCCGTGCTCACCACGGAAGGCAAGCGCGCCCTGGTCCTCGGCGCCCGGACCCACTACTACGAAGGCAAGGGCGTCCGCGCTGTCGTCCACGGCATCCGCGCAGCCGCCGCCGCCGGCTGCAAGACCCTGGTCCTCACCAACGGCTGCGGCGGCATCAACGAAAGCTGGGTTCCCGGCACCCCGGTGCTCATCAAAGATCACATAAACCTCACCGGCACGTCCCCGCTGGAAGGCGCCACGTTCGTGGACCTGACAGATCTCTACAGTCCACGCATCCGGGCCCTCGCCCGTGAAGTGGATTCTTCACTTGACGAGGGCGTCTACGTCCAGTTCTCCGGACCGCACTACGAGACGCCCGCCGAGGTGCAGTACGCCAAGCGGATCGGCGCGGACCTGGTGGGCATGTCCACAGCCCTGGAAGCAATCGCTGGCCGCCACGCGGGCATGGAGGTTTTCGGCATTTCGTTGGTGACCAACCTGGCCGCGGGTATCAGCCCCATGCCGCTCAGCCACCAGGAAGTCCTCGAATCCGGTCAGGAAGCCGGGCCGCGCATCTCCAAGCTACTGGCAGGCATCATCGCCAAACTCTAA
- a CDS encoding PspC domain-containing protein — MTTALERPRSGKLIGGVCAALSARFGVPKFLVRLGFVIFGLVGIGELVYIALWIMIPKAPA, encoded by the coding sequence ATGACTACAGCACTGGAGCGGCCCCGCAGCGGAAAACTCATCGGTGGCGTGTGTGCCGCGCTGTCTGCCCGTTTCGGGGTTCCGAAGTTCCTGGTCAGGCTCGGCTTTGTCATCTTCGGCCTGGTGGGGATCGGTGAATTGGTCTACATCGCGCTGTGGATCATGATCCCCAAGGCCCCGGCCTAG
- a CDS encoding FAD-dependent oxidoreductase translates to MSEQIVIVGFGPVAARLIDELLPAVRDGHVRLTVVGEEAEAAYNRVLVADLGVGRTTADALALSDAAALIADGVDVRLGVRVRRVDRARQQVLLTDGSTAHYERLVFATGSRPVIPNLTGINPDPASPVLPAGVTALRDLRDASVLRAAVDGGKRVVVLGGGVLGLETALAAAEEGATVTVVHNGPHPLGRNIDRGGGAVLAASLRRCGVRMAGNARSTGVEHNAPDGGFSALLLDDGSAIDGDLLVLSCGVRPRTELAEGCGLSTGTGILVDHRLRAHHEPHIFAIGDCAEVRCPDPACNECRTAKGPSGLVGPGWRQAEWLAEYLTLLATATQDEADALAELPQEQAGVIVLKARGMNMAVAGDNAADPWDEEALTAGAVNGRPRLQIAQWADPEHGRYVKMTTRGGVLEGLVAVGMPRTAAELAGLFERGAELPADRSLLLRLDGPDQLASAGPADPAGTVCRCAGVSGTKIQGAVEEGCSTVAEVSKATRAGTGCGGCHDDIKGLIEKHFQAAPAA, encoded by the coding sequence ATGAGCGAGCAGATTGTCATTGTCGGATTCGGCCCGGTGGCAGCCCGCCTGATCGATGAACTGCTGCCTGCGGTCCGCGACGGGCACGTCCGCCTGACGGTGGTGGGCGAAGAAGCAGAAGCCGCGTACAACCGCGTCCTGGTTGCCGACCTGGGCGTGGGGCGCACCACGGCCGATGCCCTGGCGCTTTCCGACGCCGCTGCCCTGATCGCCGACGGCGTGGACGTCCGCCTCGGGGTGCGGGTCCGCCGCGTGGACCGGGCTCGCCAGCAGGTGCTCCTCACGGACGGCAGCACGGCCCACTACGAGCGCCTCGTTTTCGCCACGGGTTCCCGTCCTGTCATTCCCAACCTCACCGGCATCAACCCGGACCCCGCCTCCCCCGTCCTTCCGGCCGGCGTCACGGCACTCCGGGACCTGCGCGACGCTTCGGTTTTGCGCGCAGCGGTCGACGGCGGCAAGCGCGTGGTGGTGCTCGGCGGCGGTGTCCTGGGCCTCGAGACAGCCCTCGCCGCGGCCGAGGAAGGTGCCACCGTCACCGTGGTCCACAACGGTCCGCACCCGCTGGGCCGCAACATCGACCGCGGCGGCGGTGCCGTTCTCGCGGCCAGCCTGCGCCGGTGCGGCGTGCGGATGGCCGGCAATGCCCGGTCCACCGGGGTAGAGCACAACGCTCCCGACGGCGGCTTCTCGGCACTGCTCCTCGATGACGGTTCCGCAATCGACGGCGACCTCCTGGTGCTGTCGTGCGGCGTCCGGCCGCGGACCGAGCTCGCAGAGGGCTGCGGCCTGTCCACCGGCACGGGAATCCTCGTTGACCACCGGCTCCGTGCGCACCACGAGCCGCACATCTTTGCCATCGGTGACTGCGCCGAGGTGCGCTGCCCGGACCCCGCCTGCAATGAGTGCCGCACCGCGAAGGGCCCGTCCGGTCTGGTGGGACCGGGGTGGCGGCAGGCCGAATGGCTGGCCGAATACCTGACCCTGCTGGCCACCGCCACGCAGGACGAGGCCGACGCTCTGGCGGAGCTGCCCCAGGAACAGGCCGGCGTGATTGTGCTCAAGGCCCGCGGCATGAACATGGCAGTGGCCGGGGACAACGCGGCCGATCCGTGGGACGAGGAAGCCCTGACGGCCGGCGCTGTCAACGGCCGCCCGCGCCTGCAGATCGCCCAGTGGGCAGATCCCGAGCACGGCCGTTATGTCAAAATGACCACCCGCGGCGGCGTGCTCGAGGGCCTGGTGGCAGTGGGAATGCCGCGGACGGCCGCGGAGCTGGCGGGACTGTTCGAACGTGGTGCGGAGCTGCCGGCAGACAGGTCCCTGCTGCTGCGGCTGGACGGTCCGGACCAGCTGGCGTCCGCCGGCCCGGCCGATCCTGCAGGGACGGTGTGCCGCTGCGCCGGGGTCAGCGGGACGAAGATCCAGGGCGCCGTCGAAGAGGGCTGCTCCACCGTGGCCGAGGTGTCCAAGGCAACCCGCGCCGGCACCGGCTGCGGCGGCTGCCACGACGACATCAAGGGGCTCATCGAAAAACACTTCCAGGCGGCTCCCGCCGCCTGA
- a CDS encoding flavodoxin domain-containing protein: protein MAKIYIPYGSVEGQTARIVEYIAELVGAHGHEAETVDLKHAGDSLPDGQDAVIVAASVHIGKHEKYVVDFVRKNRSELERLPSAFISVSLAAHGDEHGGEGYVAEFEEQTNWHPAHVGMFSGALSYTRYNFLKRQMMKKIAKDRGSTDLDTSRDYVYTEWDGVKHFTEDFLAGLPAPSGAAQA, encoded by the coding sequence ATGGCCAAGATCTACATCCCGTATGGAAGCGTTGAGGGGCAGACCGCCCGGATTGTGGAGTACATCGCCGAGCTGGTCGGGGCCCACGGGCACGAAGCGGAAACCGTGGACCTCAAACACGCCGGAGACTCACTCCCGGACGGTCAGGATGCCGTCATCGTGGCAGCGTCCGTCCACATAGGCAAGCATGAGAAATATGTCGTCGACTTTGTCCGGAAGAACCGCTCAGAACTGGAGCGGTTGCCGTCGGCCTTCATCTCAGTCAGCCTGGCCGCCCACGGAGACGAGCACGGTGGGGAGGGCTATGTGGCGGAGTTCGAGGAACAAACGAACTGGCATCCCGCCCACGTAGGAATGTTCTCCGGGGCGCTGTCCTACACCCGCTACAACTTCCTCAAACGCCAGATGATGAAGAAGATTGCCAAGGACAGGGGCTCCACAGATCTGGATACGTCCCGCGATTACGTCTACACGGAGTGGGACGGGGTGAAGCATTTCACCGAAGACTTCCTGGCGGGGCTGCCCGCACCATCCGGGGCAGCACAGGCGTAG
- a CDS encoding NAD(P)H-quinone dehydrogenase, protein MTTHPDFSAPRIAILGGGPGGYEAAMVAASLGAQVTIIERAGLGGSAVLTDVVPSKTLIATADLMTRVGEAGELGVKFDVDGGDFVPVMRADLKHINDRLMGLARQQSRDITSGLEQHQNIRILLGSGRLVDNHTIEVLTADGTETVEADTILLAVGAHPRELPTARPDGERILNWAQIYDLDELPEELIVVGSGVTGAEFASAYNGLGSKVTLISSRDRVLPGSDTDAAVVLEEVFERRGVHVLSRARAESVERTDDGVVVTLGDGSKVTGSHCLVCVGSIPNTAGIGLEEAGVELSESGHIKVDGVSRTSAPNIYAAGDCTGVLALASVAAMQGRIAIAHFLGDAVTPIKLHQVASNIFTSPEIANVGVSEAEIQSGKYQGDVVKLSLKSNARAKMRNNKDGFVKIFARKGSGTVIGGVVVGPNASELIFAISIAVKQKLHVDDVASTFTVYPSLSGSISEAARRLHVHI, encoded by the coding sequence GTGACTACGCACCCAGACTTCAGCGCACCCCGGATCGCAATCCTCGGAGGTGGACCTGGCGGATACGAAGCCGCCATGGTCGCGGCCTCCCTCGGAGCGCAGGTCACCATTATCGAACGTGCCGGGCTCGGCGGCTCGGCGGTGCTCACCGACGTCGTGCCTTCCAAAACGCTGATCGCGACGGCGGACCTGATGACCCGCGTCGGTGAGGCGGGGGAGCTGGGAGTGAAGTTTGACGTTGACGGCGGGGACTTCGTGCCGGTGATGCGGGCCGATCTCAAGCACATCAACGACCGCCTGATGGGCCTGGCCCGCCAGCAGTCCCGCGACATCACGTCCGGTTTGGAACAGCACCAGAACATCCGCATCCTGCTGGGCTCGGGCAGGCTGGTGGACAACCACACCATTGAAGTGCTGACGGCCGACGGAACTGAAACCGTCGAAGCGGACACCATCCTGCTGGCTGTTGGCGCGCATCCCCGTGAATTGCCCACGGCGCGGCCCGACGGTGAACGCATCCTGAACTGGGCCCAGATTTACGACCTCGACGAGCTGCCGGAGGAACTCATTGTGGTGGGTTCCGGCGTGACCGGGGCCGAGTTCGCCTCCGCGTACAACGGCCTGGGCTCCAAGGTCACCCTGATTTCCAGCCGCGACCGGGTGCTGCCCGGTTCGGACACCGACGCCGCAGTGGTGCTGGAGGAAGTGTTCGAACGCCGCGGCGTGCACGTCCTGTCCAGGGCCCGCGCGGAGAGCGTTGAGCGCACGGACGACGGCGTGGTGGTCACCCTTGGGGACGGCTCGAAAGTCACCGGCAGCCACTGCCTGGTCTGCGTGGGGTCCATCCCCAACACCGCGGGCATCGGGCTGGAGGAAGCCGGCGTGGAGCTCTCAGAGAGCGGCCACATCAAGGTCGACGGCGTCTCCCGCACCAGTGCGCCGAACATCTACGCCGCAGGTGACTGCACCGGCGTCCTCGCGCTGGCTTCGGTCGCGGCGATGCAGGGCAGGATCGCGATCGCCCACTTCCTGGGTGACGCCGTGACGCCCATCAAGCTGCACCAGGTGGCATCGAACATCTTCACTTCACCGGAAATCGCCAACGTGGGCGTCTCCGAGGCCGAGATCCAGTCGGGGAAATACCAGGGCGATGTGGTGAAGCTGTCGCTGAAGAGCAACGCCCGCGCCAAGATGCGCAACAACAAGGACGGCTTCGTCAAGATCTTCGCCCGCAAGGGTTCCGGCACCGTCATCGGCGGCGTTGTGGTGGGCCCGAACGCCTCGGAGCTGATCTTCGCCATCTCCATCGCGGTGAAGCAGAAACTGCACGTGGACGATGTCGCCAGCACCTTTACGGTGTACCCCTCCCTGAGCGGTTCCATCTCGGAGGCGGCACGGCGCCTGCACGTCCACATCTGA